Genomic DNA from Chlorogloeopsis sp. ULAP01:
TTCGTAGCTAAAAGCGGCTACACCACAAGTGACAAACACAACTCCTAAGACTTGTACTAGTTGCAAAGATTCTTGAATAATCAACGCAGCGAAAATCGTGGTTAAAGCAGGAACTGTTGCACCTAAAAGTGCTGAACGCGAAGCTCCTACTTTGCGAATACCAACGTTATTAAACAAATAACCACACAGAGTAAATACACCTAAGATAAAAGCGCTGAGGATCAATTCGATTAAATTGTTGGATTGAAGTTGGAGGCTCCAGTTAGTCGGTAGTGTGAGTATCAAACTAACGAAGGATAGTAGGAGCATAGTAGCGAAGTTGATCAATGTAAAAGTTACTGGGTGTATTTTTGCAGCACAGATACGAGTCAGAATCACGTAGATGGCAAAAGCCACTCCTGAGGCGATCGCTATAATTCCACCAACAGTAACATCTGAACCGATACTTGTAGAGCCTCCTAAAACCAACATCTGCCCCAAGCAAATACAAGCGATCGCAATCAAGCGGGCAGAAGTAGGGCGATCGCGAAATAAAAACCACCCCAATAGCCCACCAATTGCTGGATAAATAAAGAATAAGGCGATCGCCATCCCTGTAGGCAGTTGACTAACAGCAGAATAGATTAATACTTGTGATAAAAATAAAAAGCATCCACTCAGTACGGATAAAAACAATACTTGCTTGTATTTGTTATGAGTCTTGTAGCGCTTTTTTTGTGAGGACTCGATCAAATTTTGCAAGTCTTCCCATACTTGGGAGTGTAGCATCGGAGCTAACACCAACATCATTGGTACAACTACTAGCATCCTTAGTGTTAAAATTAGCAAGATATTACCCAGTGTTGGCAGTAACAGTTGCTTGACATCAAATACTCCAAATATCTGAGTATCTGAATGAAAAATCACTTTAATAGCTATGTTATATAGCGATGAAACCACCGTAGATAAAACTAATAAGCAAACACCAATTACTGACAACGATGTTGTTGTCACTGGCATTGAGGATGTAGGTGCTGGCGCAGGTGTAACTTTTTGCTTTGGTACTGATGGCGATTGGGATGGTGTAATGGTTAGTGCAGAAGATGAAGGCGATATATTGTCGATTTTTTGCAGCTTTCTTGGTACTAGAGAACTAGCAGTGGAAGGTGTGGATGACAGACTTGTTTGTGGAGTATTAGGTTCTATGATTATGGTGTCTTGCTGCAACTTTGTCACAGCCTCAAAGCCACCTTGCTGCCCTTTTTGAAAAAATTCATTCTCAATAGCTGATTCTGCTTGGATGACAGTTGGGAGAGATTCTGTTGTGGTTTTTTCTAATTCTGTGCGTAAACGATTCACCAATTCTGCTAATATTTCTTCCCCTTGTTGTTGTTGCATTGACATCTGAGACAATTGTCGGGAAAGGCTGCTTTGATAATTCTTCAACTCATGTTGGAGAGTGTGAAAAGTGATGGTGAGACTGTCATCTAATGATCCAAGCAGTTGTCTGACTTCGTTTTCGGTTATGGAGTTATTACTGCCCTCACTACTTGGTTCAATAGCTTGGCTTGCGAAAGCTTCTAGTGAGGATTGG
This window encodes:
- a CDS encoding DMT family transporter, with the protein product MGRFEKRSENSRIQGDPFGEADTALRALTDELQIIQRTLLKSLREDVKQLQGDKIRLSEDVKRLQQEKEELLQGLQASEMQGLLRQLAQVLATHISSQLQSSLEAFASQAIEPSSEGSNNSITENEVRQLLGSLDDSLTITFHTLQHELKNYQSSLSRQLSQMSMQQQQGEEILAELVNRLRTELEKTTTESLPTVIQAESAIENEFFQKGQQGGFEAVTKLQQDTIIIEPNTPQTSLSSTPSTASSLVPRKLQKIDNISPSSSALTITPSQSPSVPKQKVTPAPAPTSSMPVTTTSLSVIGVCLLVLSTVVSSLYNIAIKVIFHSDTQIFGVFDVKQLLLPTLGNILLILTLRMLVVVPMMLVLAPMLHSQVWEDLQNLIESSQKKRYKTHNKYKQVLFLSVLSGCFLFLSQVLIYSAVSQLPTGMAIALFFIYPAIGGLLGWFLFRDRPTSARLIAIACICLGQMLVLGGSTSIGSDVTVGGIIAIASGVAFAIYVILTRICAAKIHPVTFTLINFATMLLLSFVSLILTLPTNWSLQLQSNNLIELILSAFILGVFTLCGYLFNNVGIRKVGASRSALLGATVPALTTIFAALIIQESLQLVQVLGVVFVTCGVAAFSYEKIRNNTKTSQTTS